The sequence TTTGAGTTTCAGGCCCAAAGGTGCTTTTTCCAAAAAGAACCAGAGCAGGCAGAATGTTGCCGCCACAATGATGAACATCAGGTAATAAAAGAAGGAGGGGTGCAAGAAAGGCGGCAGTCTCATGCCGTCCGGGCCGCCTGTGATATTAAGGACCAGGGCAAGCTGCTGAACAGCCAGGGCCAGGGCCCAGGTGGCAATGGCAAAATAAGCCCCTTTCAGGCGCAGGGTGGGGAGTCCTGCCAGCACCGCGGCAATGGCCGCAAAAAGTCCTGCCACCGGCAGTGTCATGGCAAATCCCCAACCGCAGCGCATCATTAGGATGGCCGTGGTGTAAGCCCCAAGACCGAAAAAAGCCCCGTGGCCAAAGTTCAGATAGCCGGTGTATCCGGCCATGACATCCCAGGTAATGGCCAAGCCGATCCACATGAAAACTTCAGTAACGATACGCAGCACAAAGGCATCTGAAATGACCAGGGGTAAAATTAAAATTCCGGCAATCAGCATGGCAAGGCAAATAATTTTTTGACGCAGCATTTGTTTATACTCCTTTGCCGAACAGGCCTTTGGGGGAAACCAGCAGGACTGCATAGAGAATAATGAAAACGGCCAGCAGGGTGTGTCCCGGATTGAAATAGATTAAAAAGAACGATTGAACCAGGCCGAGCAGGAAGGCCGCCCAAGGCACACCGCTTA comes from uncultured Desulfobacter sp. and encodes:
- a CDS encoding branched-chain amino acid ABC transporter permease, producing the protein MLRQKIICLAMLIAGILILPLVISDAFVLRIVTEVFMWIGLAITWDVMAGYTGYLNFGHGAFFGLGAYTTAILMMRCGWGFAMTLPVAGLFAAIAAVLAGLPTLRLKGAYFAIATWALALAVQQLALVLNITGGPDGMRLPPFLHPSFFYYLMFIIVAATFCLLWFFLEKAPLGLKLKAIREDEEGAMALGINPSLVKMQAFILSAVPAGILGGVYAYWITFIDPASVLADIITDQAMVMAVFGGLGTLIGPVIGAVIVFLFKTLFWAYLADFQVLYLIILGAVIALTVVFLPDGLWGTITGRMEGRKALKKGLALGTIENEPSEEKERAHV